The following proteins come from a genomic window of Catenulispora sp. GP43:
- a CDS encoding neutral/alkaline non-lysosomal ceramidase N-terminal domain-containing protein, giving the protein MGYLAGRGIADITGEIAECGLLGYGLPEQQAAGLHTRLRARAFALADGERRMLLVVCDLPLVFSSVTQAVLRRLPAVYTEANVLITATHTHCGPGGYSHHAVYNSTTGGFRPQTFRAIVDGIVEAARRAIADLQPAQLRLNHGELHDASVNRSRRAFERNPSADKAFFPDAVDPATTLLTLERDGVPVGLVSWFAVHNTSMTNRNRLVSADNKGYAAYHWERAVSGIDYLADDARPATRPTDHPAHSAPLITAFAQTNAGDMSPNLNLRPGSGPTEDEFENTRVIGTRQYEAAAKLLADKENSELLEGGLDHRLIHVDMARVRVGPRFTGDGAWHRTSHAVPGATAFAGALPDGPTGWRFAHPEHNPLLDAVSRHGVYRVSPRLRDAQAPKTLAAPISLLNRVVPFGQEVLPIQLLRIGSLHLLCLPFEVTIVAGLRLRRTVAEAVGAALDHVLVVGYANAYGHYVTTPEEYDAQMYEGASTLFGRWQLPALQHHAWLLATAMRDGRRVVPGRPAPDLSRRHRRQPNPPAPDRPLPNADIGEAMSFAWDGRTVVAEFAGVHPAHDPRRGGTYFEVQRREGLYWHRVADDGDWSTRMYWTRRPSPRHSTLSTVRIEWQVPPETPRGRYRIVYRGDTGRVAFEARSQEFDIGAVEEL; this is encoded by the coding sequence ATGGGCTACCTGGCCGGGCGGGGTATCGCGGACATCACCGGGGAGATCGCCGAGTGCGGGTTGCTCGGCTACGGGCTGCCGGAGCAGCAGGCGGCCGGGCTGCACACGCGGTTGCGGGCGCGGGCCTTCGCGCTGGCCGACGGGGAGCGGCGCATGTTGCTCGTCGTCTGCGATCTGCCGTTGGTCTTCAGCAGTGTGACGCAGGCCGTCCTGCGCCGTCTGCCGGCCGTCTACACCGAGGCCAACGTCCTCATCACCGCGACCCACACGCACTGCGGCCCCGGCGGCTACTCGCACCACGCCGTCTACAACAGCACCACCGGCGGCTTCCGTCCGCAGACGTTCCGGGCGATCGTCGACGGCATCGTCGAGGCCGCCCGCCGGGCGATCGCCGATCTGCAGCCCGCGCAGCTGCGGCTGAACCACGGCGAGCTGCACGACGCCAGCGTCAACCGCTCCCGCCGCGCCTTCGAGCGGAACCCGAGTGCCGACAAGGCTTTTTTCCCGGACGCCGTGGACCCGGCCACCACGCTGCTGACCCTGGAACGCGACGGCGTCCCGGTGGGGCTCGTCTCCTGGTTCGCCGTCCACAACACCAGCATGACCAACCGGAACCGCCTGGTCAGCGCGGACAACAAGGGCTACGCCGCCTACCACTGGGAACGCGCCGTCTCAGGGATCGACTATCTCGCTGACGATGCCCGGCCCGCCACCCGCCCCACCGACCACCCCGCCCACTCCGCCCCCCTGATCACCGCCTTCGCGCAGACCAACGCCGGCGACATGTCGCCGAACCTGAACCTGCGGCCGGGCAGCGGGCCGACCGAGGACGAGTTCGAGAACACCCGTGTCATCGGCACCCGGCAGTACGAGGCGGCGGCGAAACTGTTGGCGGACAAGGAGAACTCCGAACTCCTCGAAGGCGGCCTGGACCACCGCCTGATCCACGTCGACATGGCCCGCGTCCGGGTCGGCCCGCGCTTCACCGGCGACGGCGCGTGGCACCGGACCTCGCACGCCGTCCCCGGCGCCACCGCCTTCGCCGGGGCCCTGCCCGACGGCCCGACCGGCTGGCGGTTCGCGCACCCCGAGCACAACCCGCTCCTGGACGCTGTCTCCCGCCACGGCGTCTACCGCGTGTCCCCCCGGCTGCGGGACGCGCAGGCCCCGAAGACGCTGGCCGCCCCGATCAGCCTCCTGAACCGCGTCGTCCCCTTCGGTCAGGAGGTCCTGCCGATCCAGTTGCTGCGCATCGGATCGCTCCACCTGCTGTGCCTGCCCTTCGAGGTGACGATCGTCGCCGGCCTGCGCCTGCGCCGCACCGTCGCCGAGGCCGTCGGCGCGGCCCTGGACCACGTCCTGGTCGTCGGCTACGCCAACGCCTACGGCCACTACGTGACCACCCCCGAGGAGTACGACGCCCAGATGTACGAGGGCGCCAGCACGCTGTTCGGACGCTGGCAGCTGCCGGCGCTGCAACACCACGCCTGGCTGCTGGCCACCGCGATGCGCGACGGCCGGCGCGTCGTCCCCGGCCGGCCCGCGCCCGACCTGTCCCGCCGCCATCGCCGTCAGCCGAACCCGCCCGCACCGGACCGTCCGCTCCCGAACGCCGACATCGGCGAGGCGATGTCGTTCGCCTGGGACGGCCGGACCGTGGTCGCCGAGTTCGCCGGCGTCCACCCCGCGCACGATCCCCGGCGCGGCGGCACGTACTTCGAGGTGCAGCGCCGCGAAGGCCTGTACTGGCACCGCGTCGCCGACGACGGGGACTGGTCGACCCGGATGTACTGGACCCGCCGGCCCTCGCCGCGGCACAGCACGCTGTCCACGGTCCGC